From the Chloroflexus aurantiacus J-10-fl genome, one window contains:
- a CDS encoding FAD-binding oxidoreductase, translating into MNYSAQPDMTTTSTGFTINAGALLASAPATATATALNEALAAYGLCLPVAPLHTDATLAELVACNSGGRYRLYSGPIGRYVRAATLETASGLLHVGGPTLKRATGYNLHRALAGQGVRLGDLRELTFNLRPLPAMTTLYLVAGPLDRLLMLAADLMTANLELRALAFDAGGLLLIALAGLPEVVTRQSQQVLAMADLHQLAVTRDPANGWRHWEELARRHCALPADQRLDMTLPRSKLAEGIAACRQIGDAATTIWGDLGVGSIHVTPLPDARRYATLKAQLATLGAQPCYEFGPPPQPPYPTLTPRKHQTPGDCIAALKQVVGDRYLIHHPDQLAVYGQDASIAEAEALPYAVALPASTAEVAALMQIAAAHDLPVVTRGAGSGLAGGAVPTPGCLVIGLNRMEQITIDRGQQVAHVGAGVITAELQRAAERVGLFYPPDPSSQAASTIGGNIACNAGGPRCLKYGVTADYVLGLTTVLADGSIARYGDGLAGQGESDGLVQLLVGSEGTLAVITEATLRLIPLPRARRTTMAIFADLAAACATVERIMASGIIPASLELMDDTTIAAVEAYLRIGLPADAGAMLLMLADGEPEAVERDAAALAELAKAGGAQRVAVARNATDEANLWQARRVIAPALARIRPNRLGEDISVPVTRIAECVGQIKQVSATYGLPIVVFGHAGDGNLHPNILFDARNPTEVARLWPCAEAVFKVALAVGGTLSGEHGIGTLKRPFMTQALGEAQLAVQRQIKAHFDPTGRLNPGKVLPV; encoded by the coding sequence ATGAACTATAGCGCACAACCAGATATGACCACCACGTCCACAGGTTTCACCATCAATGCCGGTGCACTGCTGGCAAGCGCACCGGCAACCGCAACCGCAACCGCCCTTAATGAAGCTCTGGCCGCATACGGTCTCTGTCTGCCGGTTGCCCCGTTACACACCGACGCAACGCTCGCCGAACTGGTAGCCTGTAACAGTGGTGGTCGGTATCGGTTGTACAGCGGGCCAATCGGTCGCTATGTGCGGGCAGCAACCCTGGAAACCGCCAGTGGTCTGTTGCACGTCGGCGGCCCAACCCTCAAGCGGGCAACTGGCTACAACCTGCACCGCGCACTGGCCGGGCAGGGCGTGCGCCTCGGTGATCTGCGTGAATTGACGTTCAATTTGCGCCCTTTGCCGGCAATGACCACCCTGTACCTGGTAGCGGGGCCGCTTGACCGGTTGTTGATGCTGGCAGCCGATCTAATGACCGCCAATCTGGAGCTGCGGGCATTAGCGTTCGATGCCGGTGGATTGCTCCTCATCGCCCTGGCCGGCCTGCCAGAAGTGGTGACTCGCCAGTCGCAGCAGGTACTGGCAATGGCAGATCTCCATCAGCTCGCCGTTACCCGTGACCCCGCCAACGGCTGGCGGCATTGGGAAGAGCTTGCGCGCCGGCATTGTGCTCTGCCCGCCGACCAACGCCTCGATATGACACTACCGCGCAGCAAACTGGCCGAGGGGATCGCCGCCTGTCGGCAGATCGGTGATGCCGCTACCACCATCTGGGGCGATCTGGGTGTAGGGAGCATCCACGTCACGCCATTACCTGACGCCCGGCGCTATGCAACGTTGAAAGCGCAGCTAGCCACACTCGGCGCTCAACCGTGTTACGAGTTTGGCCCACCGCCACAACCGCCCTATCCAACCCTGACCCCTCGCAAGCACCAGACGCCTGGCGATTGTATCGCTGCCCTCAAACAGGTGGTTGGTGACCGTTACCTGATCCACCATCCCGACCAACTGGCGGTCTACGGGCAGGACGCCTCGATTGCCGAGGCCGAAGCATTGCCGTATGCGGTCGCCTTACCGGCCAGCACGGCTGAAGTCGCCGCCCTGATGCAGATTGCGGCTGCACATGATCTGCCGGTAGTTACCCGTGGGGCCGGCAGTGGCCTGGCAGGCGGCGCCGTACCAACACCGGGGTGCCTGGTGATTGGCCTGAACCGCATGGAACAGATAACTATTGATCGCGGGCAACAGGTTGCCCACGTGGGCGCCGGTGTCATCACTGCCGAACTACAACGGGCCGCCGAGCGCGTTGGCCTCTTCTACCCCCCCGATCCGAGCAGTCAGGCGGCCTCGACCATCGGCGGCAATATCGCCTGCAACGCCGGTGGGCCGCGGTGTCTGAAATATGGAGTAACTGCCGATTACGTATTGGGATTAACGACGGTACTGGCCGACGGCTCCATCGCCCGCTACGGCGATGGCCTGGCCGGTCAGGGTGAGAGCGATGGATTAGTGCAACTCCTTGTCGGCTCCGAAGGAACCCTGGCCGTGATTACCGAGGCAACCCTGCGGCTGATCCCACTGCCCCGCGCCCGCCGCACGACCATGGCGATCTTCGCCGATCTGGCCGCAGCCTGTGCCACAGTCGAACGGATCATGGCATCGGGGATTATTCCAGCCAGTCTGGAGCTGATGGATGACACCACTATCGCCGCCGTGGAAGCGTATCTGCGCATCGGCCTGCCGGCTGATGCCGGAGCGATGTTATTAATGCTGGCCGATGGTGAACCGGAAGCGGTTGAACGCGACGCAGCAGCCCTGGCCGAACTGGCAAAGGCCGGCGGCGCACAACGGGTAGCAGTGGCGCGCAACGCCACCGACGAAGCAAACCTCTGGCAGGCACGACGAGTGATCGCACCGGCCCTGGCTCGCATTCGCCCTAACCGATTGGGTGAAGACATCAGCGTACCGGTGACCCGCATCGCCGAATGTGTCGGCCAGATCAAGCAGGTAAGCGCCACCTACGGCCTGCCTATCGTAGTCTTTGGTCATGCCGGCGACGGCAACCTGCATCCAAACATCCTCTTCGATGCCCGCAATCCGACCGAAGTGGCGCGATTATGGCCGTGCGCAGAAGCCGTCTTCAAAGTGGCGCTGGCCGTGGGTGGTACGCTGTCGGGAGAGCACGGTATCGGCACCCTCAAACGACCATTCATGACCCAGGCGCTCGGTGAGGCCCAGCTTGCTGTGCAACGTCAGATCAAAGCCCATTTCGACCCCACCGGTCGGCTGAATCCTGGCAAAGTACTCCCGGTATGA
- a CDS encoding TrmH family RNA methyltransferase, with product MMITSLANPTIKALRALRQRKARDEQGRYLIEGIRPVAEAIQCGAPLDMLVVAPELLNSSFAHELIDTYAAGGGKILTVSAAVFSSLADKDNPQGLAAVGRIHYTPLPNLSPAPVGWVVLVEVADPGNLGTILRTADGAGFSGVILVGATTDPFDPAAVRASMGALFSQQIARTSWPDLLTWARQHRIALVGSSDRGASDYRATTYPRPLLLVLGSERHGLTDEQLAACDLVVRIPMRGRSDSLNLAVAAGILMYEATRSQ from the coding sequence ATGATGATCACCAGCCTCGCCAATCCAACCATCAAAGCCCTGCGTGCGCTCAGGCAACGCAAAGCTCGCGACGAGCAGGGGCGCTACCTGATTGAAGGGATTCGCCCGGTCGCCGAAGCGATTCAATGCGGTGCACCGCTCGACATGCTGGTCGTTGCCCCTGAACTGCTCAACAGCAGCTTTGCGCACGAACTGATCGACACCTATGCTGCTGGCGGCGGCAAAATACTGACCGTCAGTGCAGCAGTCTTCAGCAGCCTGGCCGACAAAGACAACCCGCAGGGCCTGGCAGCCGTCGGGCGCATACACTACACCCCCCTCCCCAACCTGTCGCCGGCGCCGGTTGGCTGGGTGGTACTGGTTGAAGTAGCCGATCCGGGCAACCTGGGCACAATCTTACGCACTGCCGATGGTGCCGGCTTCAGCGGCGTCATCCTGGTCGGCGCAACGACCGACCCCTTCGACCCGGCAGCGGTGCGGGCCAGCATGGGCGCCCTCTTCAGCCAACAGATTGCACGCACGAGCTGGCCCGATCTGCTGACCTGGGCACGACAGCACCGTATCGCCCTGGTCGGCAGCTCTGATCGCGGAGCCAGTGACTACCGGGCCACAACCTACCCGCGACCACTGCTCCTGGTGCTGGGCAGCGAACGGCACGGCCTGACGGACGAACAGCTTGCCGCCTGTGATCTGGTTGTCCGTATTCCAATGCGGGGGCGTAGCGACTCGCTCAATCTGGCAGTGGCAGCCGGCATCCTGATGTACGAAGCGACCCGCTCACAATAA
- a CDS encoding type II toxin-antitoxin system PemK/MazF family toxin, with product MSTSKSPRRGEIWQADLGDQTSGLVLIVSTDAFEHLPIRLVARLRPWEDRFAGMVWLQRLEGTWPTRLGKPHAVDLLQLHSIEVHRLRTMVGRAPAIRMDEIAAAIALVVDYNPAG from the coding sequence GTGAGCACAAGTAAATCGCCCCGGCGTGGTGAGATCTGGCAGGCCGATCTCGGTGATCAAACATCAGGGTTAGTGTTGATAGTGAGTACTGACGCTTTTGAACATCTGCCGATCCGTCTGGTCGCCCGCTTGCGCCCATGGGAAGACCGGTTTGCCGGTATGGTGTGGTTGCAGCGTCTGGAGGGAACCTGGCCGACCCGCTTAGGTAAGCCACACGCCGTTGATCTGTTACAGTTGCACTCGATTGAGGTGCATCGCTTGCGCACGATGGTCGGACGAGCACCGGCCATCAGAATGGATGAGATTGCTGCGGCAATTGCGCTGGTAGTAGATTATAATCCTGCCGGGTAA
- a CDS encoding Lrp/AsnC family transcriptional regulator produces MEARAYVLIEAESGKIGEVLTALRAIDGLIAVDAVTGPYDIVATVQTPDPRQIGRLVMSEIHAISGIKRTITCMVIG; encoded by the coding sequence ATGGAAGCGCGAGCGTATGTCTTGATCGAGGCTGAGTCGGGCAAGATCGGTGAAGTATTGACCGCGTTGCGCGCCATTGATGGCCTGATTGCAGTCGATGCTGTGACTGGCCCCTACGACATTGTGGCAACCGTGCAAACGCCTGATCCACGCCAGATTGGGCGGTTGGTGATGAGTGAAATCCACGCCATTAGCGGGATCAAGCGCACAATTACCTGCATGGTCATTGGATGA
- the trpA gene encoding tryptophan synthase subunit alpha has product MSRIAETFARLRAAGRIALMPYLTVGFPERTSTLELVPALEAAGASLFELGIPFSDPLADGTTIQRATQRALENGITIADCIATVAELRARRVAAPLLLMGYYNPLLRYGLERACAALAAAGGDGWIIPDLPLEEADDLRQLAAAHQLDLIMFIAPTTPPARISQITAQASGFLYIVSLTGVTGARQTLAGNLTDLIANVRQQTNLPLVVGFGISQPAHIAEVARIADGAIVGSALIDRLERLPPEDRVSGAAAYIRELLSAVARP; this is encoded by the coding sequence ATGAGCCGAATAGCCGAAACATTTGCCAGACTCCGCGCTGCGGGGCGTATTGCGCTAATGCCATACCTGACCGTAGGTTTTCCCGAACGCACCAGCACCCTTGAACTGGTACCGGCCCTCGAAGCAGCCGGCGCCAGTCTGTTTGAATTGGGCATCCCCTTCTCCGATCCGCTGGCAGACGGCACGACCATTCAGCGGGCGACCCAGCGCGCTCTGGAAAACGGGATTACGATTGCCGATTGTATTGCAACGGTCGCCGAATTACGGGCCCGTCGGGTGGCGGCCCCCCTGCTGTTGATGGGGTACTACAACCCGTTGCTCCGTTACGGTCTCGAACGCGCCTGTGCCGCTCTGGCGGCAGCCGGTGGCGATGGCTGGATTATTCCCGATCTGCCGCTCGAAGAAGCAGATGATCTCCGTCAGCTTGCCGCTGCTCACCAGCTCGACCTGATAATGTTCATCGCCCCCACCACCCCACCGGCCCGGATCAGCCAGATCACTGCCCAGGCCAGTGGCTTTCTTTACATCGTCTCGCTAACCGGTGTGACCGGTGCCCGGCAGACTTTAGCCGGGAATCTGACCGATCTGATTGCCAATGTGCGCCAGCAGACGAATCTGCCACTGGTTGTCGGTTTTGGGATCAGCCAGCCAGCGCATATTGCTGAAGTAGCCAGGATTGCCGATGGAGCAATTGTTGGCAGTGCCTTGATTGATCGCCTGGAACGTCTGCCACCTGAAGACCGGGTGAGTGGTGCCGCTGCGTATATTCGCGAACTGTTGAGCGCCGTTGCACGACCGTAA
- a CDS encoding acetamidase/formamidase family protein, whose product MAEHVLEKGKVHHKWDNSLPPAIEIASGDVVHCETAEVTNNQVTPGCDASVLLNLDFGQLYPLAGPIFVKDAMPGDILEVEILRLQPLDWGWTGIIPGLGLLAQDFTAPYIRHFDLSNGQTAPLRDDIHIPLQPFCGTMGVALDEPGAFDVLPTGKGGGNIDTRHLNVGAKLYLPVFVPGALFSAGDCHAAQGDGEVCVTGIECPMQFSLRFNVIKGRSLKPWRYHFYTPPGPIQPAYDARGYYVTTAIGPDLMENARNAVRDMIEWLTDNYHLSREDAYVLCSLAGDLRISQIVDAPNWCVSFYMALSVFRS is encoded by the coding sequence ATGGCTGAGCACGTCCTGGAAAAAGGCAAAGTTCATCACAAGTGGGACAACAGCTTACCCCCGGCAATCGAGATCGCTTCTGGCGACGTCGTACACTGTGAAACGGCAGAGGTAACGAATAATCAGGTGACACCCGGCTGCGATGCCAGCGTGTTACTCAATCTCGACTTTGGACAACTCTACCCGCTGGCCGGTCCGATCTTTGTCAAAGATGCCATGCCCGGCGATATTCTGGAAGTTGAGATTCTGCGTCTGCAACCACTCGATTGGGGCTGGACGGGTATCATTCCCGGTCTAGGGTTGCTGGCCCAAGACTTCACAGCACCGTATATCCGCCATTTCGACCTGAGCAACGGCCAGACTGCTCCCCTCCGCGATGACATCCATATTCCGCTTCAGCCATTCTGTGGCACGATGGGGGTTGCCCTTGACGAACCTGGCGCCTTCGATGTGTTGCCAACCGGCAAAGGGGGCGGCAATATTGATACCCGCCATCTGAATGTTGGTGCCAAACTCTACCTGCCGGTCTTCGTGCCGGGCGCCCTTTTCTCGGCAGGCGATTGCCATGCAGCGCAGGGCGATGGTGAAGTGTGCGTCACCGGTATCGAGTGCCCGATGCAATTCTCGCTGCGCTTCAATGTGATCAAGGGTCGTTCCTTGAAGCCGTGGCGCTACCACTTCTACACGCCACCCGGACCGATTCAGCCGGCATACGATGCTCGTGGGTATTACGTGACGACGGCTATCGGCCCCGATCTGATGGAGAACGCCCGCAATGCGGTGCGCGATATGATTGAATGGCTTACCGATAATTATCACCTGAGCCGTGAAGATGCTTACGTGCTGTGCAGTCTGGCCGGTGATCTACGCATTAGCCAGATCGTTGATGCCCCGAACTGGTGTGTCTCGTTTTATATGGCGTTGAGCGTCTTCCGCTCGTGA
- a CDS encoding BCD family MFS transporter codes for MAMADTLLRPFRQAQHWLAARPRLRMWLRVLRLSLFQFGMGLSLAPLTGTLNRVLINELGIAAFLVGSLLALHYFISPARAIVGFKSDVHRAAGRWRTPYLVLGAMLTYGGLATAPFSLILLSGEGYLPFPLAVIVCFAIFFAYGLGVNIAETIYLAIVSDVTPVEERGRVLSLLWVALVLGTIVGSLLIGELLIDYSHTRLIQVMQGSALAFVFLTFLSMLDQERLKPNGELVDFTPVRVRETLGESLRMLAAQRPLRNLFIVLALATTGFAVHDVLLEPYGGQVLGMSVAETTRLTAVWGGGMLTAIVLTGWLLWRGHPALRMLGGASILGVAGFATISLANTPDHVGQFLGGIALIGMGRGMLIVGGLALVMGLCDRSHAGLFLALWGITQALSQGVGTIAAGLARDIIGRMSGVVASGYIAVYLSALLLIAVAGLLLLVLSLRGQLRAEQVRSPWSSLEQVNADQIIF; via the coding sequence ATGGCAATGGCAGATACATTGCTACGCCCATTTCGTCAGGCCCAACACTGGCTGGCTGCCCGTCCTCGTTTGCGGATGTGGCTGCGGGTATTGCGCCTGAGCCTCTTCCAATTTGGGATGGGACTCTCGCTGGCACCGCTGACCGGTACGCTCAACCGTGTGCTGATTAACGAGTTAGGGATTGCAGCGTTCCTGGTAGGTTCATTACTGGCTCTCCACTACTTTATCTCACCGGCCCGCGCCATTGTCGGATTCAAGTCGGATGTTCATCGAGCTGCCGGACGCTGGCGTACCCCCTATCTGGTACTTGGTGCGATGCTGACCTACGGTGGCCTGGCGACTGCTCCCTTCTCGCTGATTCTGCTGAGTGGTGAAGGCTACTTACCATTCCCGTTAGCGGTCATTGTTTGTTTTGCGATCTTCTTCGCCTACGGTCTGGGCGTGAACATTGCCGAGACGATCTATCTCGCTATTGTCAGTGATGTGACGCCGGTAGAAGAGCGTGGTCGGGTGTTGAGTCTGCTCTGGGTGGCGCTAGTCTTGGGAACGATTGTCGGTTCGTTGCTGATCGGTGAACTGTTGATCGACTATAGCCATACCCGGTTGATCCAGGTGATGCAGGGATCGGCGTTAGCCTTTGTATTCCTGACCTTCCTGTCAATGCTCGATCAAGAGCGGTTGAAGCCGAATGGCGAGCTGGTTGATTTCACGCCGGTACGGGTGCGCGAGACGCTTGGTGAGTCGTTGCGCATGCTGGCAGCGCAGCGCCCGCTGCGGAACCTGTTCATCGTGCTGGCACTGGCCACGACCGGCTTTGCTGTGCACGATGTGCTGCTCGAACCATACGGCGGTCAGGTGTTGGGGATGAGCGTGGCCGAGACGACGCGCCTGACTGCGGTGTGGGGCGGTGGGATGTTGACCGCGATTGTCTTAACCGGCTGGCTGCTCTGGCGTGGTCATCCGGCGTTGCGGATGCTGGGAGGCGCTTCGATCCTGGGTGTGGCCGGTTTTGCGACCATCAGCCTGGCCAATACTCCCGATCACGTTGGACAATTCCTGGGAGGGATTGCTCTGATCGGAATGGGGCGCGGTATGCTAATTGTCGGTGGCCTTGCGCTGGTGATGGGGTTGTGTGACCGTTCCCACGCCGGTCTGTTCCTTGCCCTGTGGGGTATTACCCAGGCGCTATCGCAAGGGGTCGGAACGATTGCTGCCGGTCTGGCCCGCGATATTATCGGCAGAATGAGTGGCGTGGTTGCCAGTGGCTATATTGCTGTCTATCTGAGTGCGTTGCTGCTGATTGCGGTAGCCGGGTTGCTGCTCCTCGTCCTCAGTTTGCGCGGTCAGCTCCGCGCCGAGCAGGTGCGTTCGCCGTGGAGCAGCCTCGAACAGGTGAATGCCGATCAGATTATTTTCTAA
- a CDS encoding LysE family translocator, with translation MVPERLIAYTIAVAILTLIPGADTMLVLRNALARGRLAGIATAFGIGSGLFVQATLSGLGLAAIVLQSAQLYHALKLAGACYLAGLGLWTIITTWRQRSTEEPHLPVGQERHAFVEGLLSNVLNPKVAVFYLAFLPQFIDPGDPVLWSALALTTIHFMFSILWFSTLTFVVAGVSVWLRRSDVRRRLNYATGAVLAGLGVRLAVEA, from the coding sequence ATGGTTCCCGAACGCCTGATCGCCTACACGATTGCGGTTGCCATCCTGACTCTCATCCCCGGTGCTGACACCATGCTGGTGCTGCGCAATGCCCTGGCTCGCGGGCGCCTCGCCGGTATTGCAACTGCCTTTGGTATCGGGAGTGGTCTGTTCGTGCAGGCAACGCTCTCCGGTTTGGGGTTAGCCGCGATTGTGCTCCAGTCGGCACAGCTCTACCACGCGCTCAAACTGGCCGGTGCCTGCTATCTGGCCGGGTTAGGTCTGTGGACGATTATTACCACCTGGCGACAACGATCAACGGAGGAACCGCATCTGCCCGTCGGTCAAGAGCGCCATGCCTTTGTCGAAGGTTTATTGAGCAATGTCCTCAATCCAAAAGTTGCGGTGTTTTATCTGGCATTTTTGCCGCAGTTTATCGATCCAGGTGATCCGGTTTTGTGGTCGGCACTCGCGCTCACGACCATCCACTTCATGTTCAGCATTCTCTGGTTTTCAACCCTAACCTTTGTTGTCGCCGGGGTCAGTGTCTGGCTGCGCCGCAGTGACGTGCGTCGTCGGCTCAACTATGCCACGGGAGCGGTACTGGCCGGTTTGGGAGTACGGTTGGCGGTTGAGGCGTAA
- a CDS encoding helix-turn-helix domain-containing protein codes for MISQRLRQLRLARGMTLSDLAQATNHIVTRQAISKYEHGHAQPSPTVLQRLAQALGVRPTDLLDGANIRVDVVAYRKRASLGKRQSEHLAALAEEALRERVRLQRLIGDTRVLDVPLQEYPVKNLDDVESAATALRNRWDLGSAPIANLTDVLEDHGLHVIELATIDGFDGVAVIARDEHGHPLAAAVIAQRSDDGARWRMNLAHELAHLVLQPQDNLDEEKAAFRFAAAFLAPAHDLRAFIGERRHHLHLDELLLMKHHFGMSIQALLYRMQTLDIISPSLFRKWMIEFGERGWRMAEPEPLPHEEPLWLRRATLHALAEELIDPAEAQRLLGDEVATGVAQAVFAETVIPETIPETIQAEDVPESHYPPPPPAHTVPCRQLLRLPQAERHAILAAQAANALDLYQSVADSVNEVATSEHK; via the coding sequence CAAGTATGAACATGGGCACGCTCAACCATCACCGACGGTGCTTCAGCGCTTAGCGCAGGCACTCGGTGTCCGACCGACCGATCTCCTCGACGGTGCCAATATCCGGGTAGATGTCGTTGCCTATCGTAAACGGGCTTCGCTCGGCAAACGACAGAGTGAGCATCTCGCCGCGTTGGCCGAAGAGGCATTGCGCGAACGGGTGCGATTACAACGGCTTATTGGCGACACCAGGGTACTCGATGTCCCGTTGCAGGAGTATCCGGTGAAGAATCTGGACGACGTTGAGTCTGCGGCTACCGCTCTCCGTAACCGTTGGGATCTGGGTAGTGCACCGATTGCCAATTTGACCGACGTGTTAGAAGATCACGGCTTGCACGTTATCGAACTCGCAACCATTGACGGCTTCGATGGCGTTGCTGTAATTGCCCGTGATGAACACGGTCATCCGCTGGCCGCAGCGGTGATTGCGCAGCGGAGCGATGATGGTGCGCGATGGCGGATGAATCTCGCCCACGAGCTGGCGCATCTGGTGCTGCAACCGCAAGACAATCTCGATGAAGAGAAGGCTGCGTTTCGCTTTGCAGCGGCATTTCTCGCGCCAGCCCATGATCTGCGCGCCTTTATCGGTGAGCGCCGTCATCATCTACATCTGGATGAATTGCTCTTGATGAAGCACCACTTCGGTATGAGCATCCAGGCGCTGCTTTACCGCATGCAGACGCTGGACATTATCAGTCCATCTCTCTTCCGCAAGTGGATGATCGAATTCGGTGAACGGGGCTGGCGAATGGCAGAACCGGAACCACTGCCACACGAAGAACCGCTCTGGTTGCGGCGGGCCACCCTTCACGCCCTGGCGGAAGAGCTGATCGATCCCGCAGAAGCGCAGCGTTTGCTGGGTGATGAGGTGGCAACCGGTGTGGCGCAGGCCGTTTTCGCCGAAACTGTCATCCCTGAGACTATTCCTGAAACCATCCAGGCCGAGGATGTGCCGGAAAGTCATTACCCACCGCCACCTCCAGCTCACACTGTTCCCTGCCGGCAATTGCTCCGGCTACCGCAGGCTGAACGCCATGCGATCCTGGCTGCGCAGGCGGCCAATGCACTCGATCTCTATCAGTCTGTCGCCGATTCTGTAAACGAGGTCGCAACGAGTGAGCACAAGTAA
- a CDS encoding NADPH-dependent assimilatory sulfite reductase hemoprotein subunit → MTDTPRLSKVEQIKLASRHLRGPVDHELHDGNDHFSDEGYQILKFHGIYQQDNRDVRKARKARGLGPEYSFMIRVAIPGGRLSPEQYLTLDRLADELGNTTLRFTTRQAIQYHGVRKGGLKPLIRTLNRHLLTTLSACGDVVRNIVACPAPFVDRQRIELMQYAKALSDRLKPKTRAYYEIWLDGEKAASLEEDEPLYGATYLPRKFKIAFAFPGDNCVDVYTQDIGIVPWIEESLQGFTILVGGGLGQSHGVKETHPALAKPLTTVAPAQLFEVVEAIVKVQRDHGRRDDRKLARMKYLVESWGIERFKAEVERYVGYALPEPRPLTWLSADDHLGWHEQGDGRLFFGLFVENGRVRDHLRAAIRDVVQRFGLEVRLTPQQNILFVNIQPADRAAIEAIFRQYDVALPGTIPLVVQNALACPALPTCGLAITESERVMPQVIRDMNALLDRLGLHDGPVPHVRMTGCPNGCARPYTAEIGLVGRSLNSYTIYLGGSPLGTRLGEVYLDNVKREEIVARLEPILLLYQRERNPGESFGDFCHRLGSATLQHLAGQNE, encoded by the coding sequence ATGACGGATACACCCAGGCTTTCAAAAGTTGAGCAGATCAAACTGGCCAGCCGGCATTTGCGAGGGCCGGTAGATCACGAGCTGCACGACGGAAACGATCACTTCAGTGATGAAGGGTATCAGATTCTCAAGTTTCACGGCATTTATCAACAAGACAATCGCGATGTGCGTAAAGCCCGCAAAGCGCGGGGATTGGGGCCGGAGTATTCATTTATGATCCGGGTGGCTATTCCCGGTGGCCGGCTTAGCCCGGAACAGTATCTGACCCTCGACCGGCTGGCGGATGAGTTGGGCAATACCACGTTGCGTTTTACTACTCGCCAGGCCATTCAGTACCACGGCGTGCGCAAGGGTGGCCTGAAGCCACTGATTCGCACGCTTAACCGTCATCTGCTGACTACACTCTCGGCATGTGGTGATGTGGTGCGGAACATTGTGGCCTGCCCTGCACCTTTTGTTGATCGTCAGCGGATCGAGCTGATGCAGTATGCGAAAGCTCTTTCTGATCGGCTGAAGCCAAAGACCCGTGCCTACTACGAAATCTGGCTCGATGGGGAAAAGGCGGCGAGTCTGGAAGAGGATGAACCGCTCTACGGTGCAACCTATCTGCCGCGCAAGTTCAAGATTGCCTTTGCCTTCCCCGGCGATAACTGTGTTGATGTCTATACCCAGGACATTGGAATTGTGCCGTGGATTGAAGAGAGTCTGCAAGGGTTCACCATTCTGGTTGGTGGTGGTCTGGGCCAGAGTCATGGGGTTAAGGAAACCCATCCGGCACTGGCAAAGCCGCTTACCACTGTAGCTCCCGCCCAGCTTTTTGAGGTTGTGGAAGCGATTGTGAAGGTGCAACGCGATCATGGCCGACGTGATGACCGCAAGCTGGCCCGGATGAAATATCTGGTTGAGAGTTGGGGCATCGAGCGGTTCAAAGCTGAGGTCGAGCGCTACGTTGGCTATGCGTTGCCTGAACCCAGACCGCTCACGTGGCTCAGCGCCGATGATCACCTGGGATGGCACGAACAGGGTGATGGCCGGCTCTTCTTTGGCCTGTTTGTCGAAAATGGGCGGGTCAGAGATCATCTCCGGGCAGCAATTCGGGATGTTGTGCAGCGTTTCGGCCTCGAAGTTCGCCTGACTCCGCAGCAGAATATCCTGTTCGTGAATATTCAACCGGCTGATCGTGCGGCCATCGAGGCAATCTTTCGCCAGTATGATGTCGCGCTACCCGGTACCATCCCGCTCGTTGTTCAGAATGCGCTGGCCTGTCCAGCTCTCCCCACCTGTGGTCTGGCAATTACCGAAAGCGAGCGGGTCATGCCGCAGGTGATTCGTGACATGAACGCCCTGCTGGATCGGCTGGGACTCCACGATGGCCCGGTTCCGCACGTCAGAATGACCGGCTGCCCCAATGGGTGTGCCCGACCCTATACCGCTGAAATCGGATTGGTAGGACGCAGCCTGAATTCTTACACCATTTATCTGGGTGGCAGTCCTTTGGGAACCCGCCTGGGAGAAGTCTATCTCGATAATGTCAAGCGCGAGGAGATTGTCGCGCGGCTGGAACCGATATTGCTACTCTATCAGCGCGAACGCAACCCGGGCGAGTCCTTTGGTGATTTCTGCCATCGGCTGGGCAGTGCAACCTTGCAACACCTTGCCGGGCAGAACGAATAA